The Streptococcus oralis DNA window TGGTGTTCTCTTGAATCAATTCTGGCAATATCAAATCGCCTTGAATAAGCTTGTAGCCTCTATTTTTGATACTGTCAATTTCTAGGCCATCTTGTTGAAGACGTTGGATCGCTTTCCATATAGATGTACGGCTTAAATTCAGTTCTTCTCCGATTTTTTCTCCGCTAACATAATCGTTTTCTCTAGCTAATATTTGGTAGACTAGTTGGTGTGATTTCATTGATTTTCCTTTCTAGCTGAGAGGGAATGAGAGTATTCTTTTCGAGTTTGACTAGGTGTTTTATGAAAAAACTGCTTGTAGGCTTTTGAGAAATGTAGTGGATCTGAAAAACCCACAGAATACGCAATGACTTTTATCGTTTCATTGGTGTGTTCTAGTAACTGTTGCGCACGCTTCATTCGAACGAAAAGTAAATATTCCTTTGGAGAGAGTTGGTGAAATTCTTTAAACACACTAGTTAAGTAACTTCTATGAACCGATAGCTCTTTTGCTAAATCTTGAATGGTGAGCGATTGTGGATAGTGACTATCAATTAATCGTTTGCAGTCAAGATAGAGCTGGTGGGTTGATGAAATATTCTCTTTTTTCTGATTGGGAGCAATCGTTCCTAGATGAAACATTAGTTCATGGAGTTGTCCCATGATGTGGAGTTGAGCCAATTCATTAGATTTTGTAATCTGAGCAAAGCGGACAATATCTGAGATGAGTTTTGCAGTTGTCTGTGTATGACAGTTATTTGACTGGATGAGGTAAGATTGGTTAGAAATTTGAGATAGAGCAAAGTAGTCAGGTGCCCTCCCTCCAGTGATCCCCAACCAGTAGTAAGCCCAAGGATCCTGGTTATCTGCTTGATAGAATGTTAATTCATCTGGTTTTAGTAAAAAGAAATCTCCTGTCTTTAAATCAACAATTTTACCCTTATAATGAAATTGACCTTTTCCTTTAGTAATGTAATGTAGAACGTATGTGTCACGAATAGCTGGGCCAAAAGAATAGTTAGGCGTGCATTCTTCATAACCGTAGAAGCTAAGAGAAAGATCAATTGTTCCAGTCTGGTATTCTGAAAAAACGAGCATGGGCCACCTCCTACCTAACATTTTACCATACTTTAGAGACATTTTTCTATTTTAGAAAGCGCTTTTATTTGCTAAAATTTTATCAGGAAATCGATGAGGTACAATTTATGGGAATTCGGATAGAGAATAATCTATTTTACGTTGAGAGTAAAGGTTTAAGTTTGATTATTGAAAATAGGGATGGGTTCTTATTATTAAAACATCTAGGAAAGACTATTAAGAACTATAGAGGGGCTAATAGTGTTTACGAACGCGATCATGCTTTTTCTGGTAATCCCATAGCTACCAATCGAACCTTTAGTTTGGATACGCAACGTCAGATTTTTGGACAACATGGTTTGGGTGACTTTAGAAAACCAACTTTACAGATTCAACATGATGCAGCTGAAGTAACAGACTTTCGATTTGTAGAAGCAAAGATTTTAAAAGGTCAGAATGGTCCACAGGGCTTACCTTCTCCTCACAGCATGGATGCTACAGAGACGCTTGCCTTTATTTTAAAAGATCCTCAAGCTAAACTTAGTCTGACTTTGTATTATACTGCTT harbors:
- a CDS encoding AraC family transcriptional regulator; amino-acid sequence: MLVFSEYQTGTIDLSLSFYGYEECTPNYSFGPAIRDTYVLHYITKGKGQFHYKGKIVDLKTGDFFLLKPDELTFYQADNQDPWAYYWLGITGGRAPDYFALSQISNQSYLIQSNNCHTQTTAKLISDIVRFAQITKSNELAQLHIMGQLHELMFHLGTIAPNQKKENISSTHQLYLDCKRLIDSHYPQSLTIQDLAKELSVHRSYLTSVFKEFHQLSPKEYLLFVRMKRAQQLLEHTNETIKVIAYSVGFSDPLHFSKAYKQFFHKTPSQTRKEYSHSLSARKENQ